The Dokdonella sp. nucleotide sequence GTGGGTGCCGAGGCTTAGACCGCCAGCCAGCTTTCCTGTTCGTACCAGTCGCCGAGCACGATGCGTTCGGCCGGCTGGCCATCGAGGTCGAAGCGGTGGGTGGCGGGACGATGGGTGTGGCCGTGGATCAGGCGCAGGCAGCCGTGCGCGCGCATCGCTGCCTGCACGGCGACTTCGCTGACGTCCATCAGGGCCGCGTTGCCGACGTCGGTGGTGTAGCGGCGGCTTTCGGCGCGGGCCTGGCGGGCGAAGGCTTCGCGTTCGTCGCGCGGGCGCGACAGGAAGCTGCGTTGCCAGGCAGGCGTGTGCGATAGCGCGCGGAAGCGCTGGTAGGCGACGTCGTCGGTGCATAGCGTGTCGCCGTGCATGAGGAGCGTCCTGCGGCCGCCGATCGTGATGACGGCGGGATCGGGCAGCAGGGTCAGGCCGGCGCGACGCGCATAGTCTTCGCCGAGCAGGAAATCGCGGTTTCCGTGGATGAAGAAGCAGGGTATGCGCGCATCGCGCAGGGGCTTCATGCCGGTGATGAAGCGCCGGCCGGCTTCGTCGTCGGTGTCGTCGCCGATCCAGGCCTCGAAGAGGTCGCCGAGGATGTAGAGCGCGTTGGCGCGCATGGCCTCGCCGACGATGAAGCGGTCGAAGGCGTCGAGGATGTGCGGGCGTGCGACATCGAGATGAAGGTCGGAAATGAACAGCGTCGGCATGCGCATTGACCGTCTCGCGTGGACTGCCTCACTGGTGCGAGGCAGTCCACGGCAGCGTCACTCGATCACCGAAACCTTCTCGATGACGATGTCGGTCGTCGGCACGTCGCTGCGGAACGGTCCCTTGGGGCCGGTCGGCATGGCCTTGATCTGGTCGACTACGTCCATGCCGTTGACGACCTTGCCGAACACGGCATAACCCCAGGTCTCGGCGCGCTCGTCGCTGACGTAGTCGAGCATGCGGTTGTCGACGACGTTGATGAAGAACTGGGCAGTCGCCGAGTTCGGATCGGGCGTGCGCGCCATGGCGATCGTGCCGCGACGGTTGGACAGGCCGTTCTTGGCCTCGTTCGGGATCGAGGCGCGGGTCGGCTTCTGGCGCAGGTCGGGGGTGAAGCCGCCACCCTGGATCATGAAGTTGCCGATGACGCGGTGGAAGATCGTGCCGTCGTAGAAGCCGTCCTTGGTGTACTGGAGGAAGTTCTCGACGCTCTTCGGTGCCTTCTGCGCATCGAGTTCGACGGTGATGTCGCCGAGGCTGGTCTTGATGAGGACCTGCGGGTTGGCCGCCTTCTCGGCCTGGGGCTCGGCGGGGTTTGCCGTGGCGCTGGACTGGGCGAACGCTGCGAGCGGCAGCAGCAGGGTCAGGAGGAGGGCGCGAGCGATCATGGAAGGACCTCATGGTGGAATGGACTGCGCATGATAGGCGCTCGCGCGCGCGGCAGGAACCGCCTGTGTTTCCGGGAGAAGCTCGCGATCTTCCGAATCACGAATCCTTGGGGATGCTCTGATTCCGCCCTTCGCGACGGAAGTCTGCCCACGAAATCAAGGTCTTGTGGGAGCGGCTTCAGCCGCGAAGGGATTTGATCAGACCTTCCCTGATCGTCCGTCGGAGTTCCATTCAGCCCTTCGCCACCTGCAGCTTGATGTCGAGGTGCTTGAGATAGTCGCGCTCCTGGTCGAGATCGACCCGGCTCAGCGGGTGCTGTTCGAGCCAGTTGCGCGGCAATTCGAGCACTAGCTGGCTTCCGGCAGCGGTGAGGCGCAGCGGCGGCAAGGCGTCATCGCCGCGAGCGCGGTGCAGCAGCACGGCCAGGCGCAGCAGGGCCGTGAGTCGCTGCGCGCCGGGTTGCATGCGCGTCGGCAGTGCGCTCAATTGTTCATTGTCAGGGCGCCGCCGGTGCGAGCGCAGGATTGCGGCGAGCAATGCCTGTTCCTGGTTGCCGAAACCCGCAAGATCGGAGTTGGCTGCGATGTAGGCGCCGTGGATGTGGTGCTGGCTGTGTGCGATGGCGAGGCCAATCTCGTGGATCTGCGCGCACCAGCCGAGCAGGTCGCGCGCCTGCGCATCGAGCTGCCAGGCATCGGCGACCTGGTCGAACAGCAGGGTGGCGGTGCGGCTGACGCGCGCAGCCTGGGCCTGGTCGACATCGTTGCGCTGGGCGAGCGCGCTGATGCTGGTATGGCGCGGGTCGGCTTGACGGGCGCGGCCAAGCATGTCGTACAGCAGGCCTTCACGCATGGCCGTCTCGCACACGCCCATGCGGTCGAGTCGAAATGTGTCGAATACCGTTTCGAGGATGACCACGCCACCGGCGATGATCGGCGCGCGGTCGCCAGCCAGTCCGGGCAGGTCGAGAAGCGTGCTGTCGCCGCAGCGCAGGATCGCTTCGCGCAGCCTTTCGAGCGAGGCGGCGCTGATGCCGCCGTCGCTCCAGCCGTTGGCCTGCACGATGGAGCCGATCGACTTGGCTGTGCCGGAGGAGCCGATCGCCTCGGTCCAGCCGCGTTCGCGATAGTGAGCGCCGAACTGTTGCAGTTCGACGGCTATCTCACCCTTGGCTTGCTGCCAGCGCCGCGCGGTGATCTTGCCGTCACCGAAGAAGCGCAGCGTGCTGGCGATGCTGCCGACCTGGAGGCTTTCGCGTTCGAGCGCGTCGAAGCCGCGGCCGATGATGAACTCGGTACTGCCGCCGCCGATATCGACGACGAGGCGCCTGTGTTCGGCCAGAGGCAGGCCGTGAGCGACACCTTGGTAGATCAGGCGTGCTTCCTCGCGACCGGAGACGATCTCGATCGGGTGGCCTAGCGCGGTTTCGGCAGGCAGCAGGAACGCCTGAGGATGCGCGAGTTGGCGCACCGCATTGGTCGCCACGGCGCGCACGCGCTCGGCGGCAAAGCCGGCGAGTCGCTGGCCGAAGCGGGCAAGGCAGGCGAAAGCGGCCTCGCGCCGCTCGCGCGTGAGCGTGCCGTCGGCACGCAGACCGGCGGCAAGACGCACGTTCTCGCGCAGACGGTCAATGACACGAAGCTCGCCGTGGCTGTAACGGGCGACGATCAAGTGGAAACTGTTCGAGCCGAGGTCGGCCGCAGCGAACAGATCGCCGTCCTTGATCGGCCTGGCAAGGTCAGCGGGCATCAGCCGCAGAGTTTCGTGAGCAGGGCGGCCTGCGCGGAATGCGCGGGCTCATCGTCGTGGCGCAGATGCGCATAACTGCCGTCGGCACCGAGGCTCCATGCCTGTGTATTGTCGGCAAGGTAGTTGTCGAGCGCCTCGTCATGCACGCGCGCGGCCAACTCCGCATCGCGGATCGGGAAACAGGTTTCCACGCGTCGCAGCAGATTGCGGTCGAGCCAGTCTGCGCTCGAGCAGTAGATTTCCGGTTCGCCACCGTTGTGGAACCAGTACACGCGGCTGTGTTCGAGGAAGCGGCCGACGATCGAGCGCACGCGGATGTTCGCGGAGACGCCTGGGATGCCGGGTCGCAGCGTGCAGGCTCCGCGCACGATGAGGTCGATCTGTACGCCGGCGCAGGAGGCCTCGTATAGCGCAGAGATCACTGCCGGCTCGTTCAGGGCATTGATCTTCGCCTTGATGCGCGCCGGGCGGCCGGCGCGTGCGTGCGTGGTCTCGCGCTCGATCTTCTCCATCAGGCCCCTGTGCAGGGTGAACGGAGAATGCAGCAGCTGCTTGAGCTTGATGATCGGGCCAAGCCCGGACAGTTGCAGGAACAACAGATGGGCGTCCTCGCCGATCTCGGGGTCGGCTGTCATCAGGCCGAAGTCGGTATAGGTGCGCGAGGTGACCTGGTGATAGTTGCCCGTCGATAGATGCACGTAACGGCGCAGGCTGCCCGCTTCGCGGCGCACGATCAGCAGCATCTTTGCGTGTGTCTTGTAGCCGACCACGCCATACACGACCTGTACGCCGGCTTCTTGCAGGCGATTGGCCAGACGCAGGTTCGCCTCCTCGTCGAAGCGCGCGCGCAACTCGACGACCACGGTCACGTCCTTGCCCTGGCGCGCAGCCTCGATCAGTGAGTCGACCAGCGGCGAGTCGTGGCCGGCACGGTAGAGCGTTTGCTTGATCGCCAGGACGTCAGGGTCGAGGCTGGCCTGCCTGACCAGGTCGGTGACGATGGCGAACGACTCGAACGGATGGTGCAGCAGGATGTCGCGTTCGCGGATTGCATCGAACAAGGTCGTATCGGCGTTCGCAGCGGGATGCACGCGCGGCGTGAATGGTGCGAACTTGAGGTCCGGACGATCGATCTGGTCGTAGACGGCGCTGCTGCGACTGACGTTGACCGGCCCTTCGCAGCGGTAGATGTCCTGGTCGCTCAGCTCGAAGTTCTGCTTGAGCATCGCGGTGATTGCCTTCGGGCAGTTCGCACCGATCTCGAGGCGAACCGCACGCGCATAGCCACGACCACGCAGTTCCTCGCGCAGGGCGAGGGCAAGGTTCTCGACCTCTTCTTCGTCGACCGACAGCTCGCTGTTGCGCGTCACGCGGAACTGATACGAGCCCTTGACCTGCATGCCTGGGAACAGCTCGTCCATGAACTCGTGCAGCACCTCGGAGAGAAATACGAACTCGTACTGTGCTTCGGCGACTTCGGCCGGCAGGCGGATGATGCGTGGCAGCGAGCGCGGCGCACGCAGCAGGGCCATGTGGCCTTCCCGGCCAAATGCATCCTTGCCCTTGAGCACGACGGCGAGAGTAAGGCTCTTGTTGAGGATGCGTGGGAATGGGTGTGCCGGGTCGAGACCGAGCGGCGACAACACCGGCAGCGTTTCGTTGCGGAAATAGCCCTGCAGCCAGCGGCGCTGCTTGACCGTCCACGCTTCCCGGCGCAGGAACCGGATGCCTTCACGTTCGAGCTCGGGGAGAAGGCTGTCGTTCCAGCAGTCGTACTGCTTCTTGACCAGGGCCAGGGTGCGCTCGCGGATGCGCGCAAGCACTTCACCGGGGGGCATCGCATCGGCTCCTGGCCGCACGTCGCCGAACGAGAGGTGGTGCTTGAGAATAGCCACGCGCACCTCGAAGAACTCGTCGAGATTGGTGCACGAGATGCACATGAAGCGCAGGCGTTCGAGCAGCGGGTTGCGCGCATCCTCGGCCTGAGCCATCACACGCATGTTGAACTCGATCTGGGCGAGTTCGCGGTTGAGGTAGAGCGTAGGGTCGTTGAAATCGGGCAACGTGTGGGCGGCCGCGGATGCCACGACGGCGGATGCTTCGGCATTGGCATCGACATCGAGACTGGCGGCGTGGTTGGTCATGCTCAGGCTTCCTCGCAGAGCGGTTCCGGCGGGAGCAGCCGCTCCGCACCGAAGATACACGCAAACGTGCTGCCGGCGCCGACTTCGCTGTGCACCTCGAGGTGAGCTCCGTGCAGTTGCAGGACGTGCTTGACGATGGACAGGCCGAGACCGGTGCCGCCGGTTTCGCGCGAACGGCTGGTCGAGACCCGGTAGAAGCGCTCGGTCAGGCGCGGCAGGTGCTGGGGCGAGATACCGTGGCCGGTATCGCGCACCGCCAGACGCCCGCCGTTGGTATCGGTTTGCCAGGCGATGGCGATGCGGCCACCAACCGGCGTGTAGCGTACGGCATTGCTGACCAGGTTCGAAAACGCGCTGTAGAGATCCTTCGGCGAGCCGAGCAGATCGTGTTCGCTGGTCGCTTCGATGGTGATCTCGTGGCGGCCGCGGCTCAGGCCCTCGGCGTCGCGCATCAGGGTGCGCAGCAGCGGCCCCATCGCCACGCGCGTTTCGGGCAGGGCGTCCTCGGCATCCAGACGCGACAACGTGAGCAGGTCTTCGACGATCTGGGTCATGCGCCGTGACTGGTTGCGCAGTTCGCGCAGGATCGATTCGTATTCCGGAATCTGCTCGGGTTCGATCAGATCGAGGTAGCCATGCACCACGGTCAACGGCGTGCGCAGTTCATGCGAGACGTTGGCAACGAAGTCGCGACGCACCTTCTCGAGGCGCAGCACCTGGCTGATGTCGCGGCCGAGCAGCAACGCATGGTCGTCGGCGTACGGGATCAAGCGCATGCCGAGGTGCACTTCGGCATCGCCCGGAGCGGTTACATCCGGCAGCGACTCGGCTCCGCCGGATGCGATCCATTCGCGGATCCCGGGGATCGCCACGACCTCGTCGACGCGATGGCCCAGATGATCGGGCCAGGTGAGCCCCAGCAGGCGACCGGCCGCGGTGTTGAACCAGCGGATGCGGCGCTCGTCATCGATGGCGACGAGCGCGTCGGGCAGCGCCGCGGCGGCGTCGCGGAATGCGCGCACCAGGCTGACCAGCGCGGTGCGGCGGCGGGCGGCCCGGGCTTTCACACGTTTGCGGAGAAGCGGTAGCCGGCGCCACGTACGGTCTGCACAAGGCCATCCTTGCCGTGAGGCTCCAGCGTCATTCGCAGGCGGCGGATATGCACGTCGACGGTGCGCTCCTCGACATAGACGCCACCACCCCACACGTGGTCGAGGAGTTGGCTGCGCGTGTAGACGCGTTCCGGGTGAGTCATGAAGAAGTGCAGCAGGCGGTATTCGGTCGGGCCGATCGGCACGGTCTGGTCGCCGGCGAACACGCGGTGTGCAGCGCTGTCGATGCGCAGGCCGGCGATCTCGATGACGCCCTCTGTGTCCGCGCCGTGGGTTCGGCGCAGCACGGCACGGATGCGTGCAATCAATTCACGCGCCGAGAAGGGCTTGACCACGTAGTCGTCGACGCCTGCATCGAGGCCGTTGACGCGGTCGGTCTCCTCGCCGCGCGCGGTCAGCATGATGATCGGGATGTCGCGGGTGAGGTCGTCCTTGCGCAGGCGACGGGCGAAGTCGATGCCGGGAGTGCCGGGCAGCATCCAGTCGAGCACGATCAGGTCGGGGATGCGGTCGCCGATCGCGGTCTGTGCGCTGCGCGCATCAGCGGCGTGGATCGCTTCCATGCCGGCCTTGCGCAGGGCGAAGGCGACCATGTCGCGGATCGCCGGTTCGTCTTCCACGATCAGGACGCGTTTCTGCACGGTATCGTCGGTGATGGCCCCGTCATGGGCGCCTTGTGACGCGATCATTGCAACCCACGATTGTTACGTGGCGATGACATGCCGAGGCAGAGGCGCTCCGGGCAATCCATCGCACTCACACCGTTGTCATCTTTGCCGGCGCCCTTCATGCCGCGCTTGCGCAGGTCCAACACGACCGGCGTCATCGAGGTGATACGTGCCTCGACGCGCGCGCGCTGATAGTAGTCGAGCTCACCATCCTTGGTCAGCGCCTTGAGCTGGTTGAGAGCATCCTCCGGGCGACCGTTGAGGAAGGTCATCTCGGCGAACGCCTCGGCGGCGCGTACCTTGTCACCGCCGAGCTCACAGGCGCGGCCGAAGGCGCGCTGCAACTCCGGGTCGTCGCCGTGGCGCTGCACCAGTGGTCGCAACAGATCCTGCGCCTTGCGTGCCGAACCCTTGTCGGTACCGGCGAGCAGGGCATCCGAATAGGCGAGGGTGATCGCCCGGTTGCCGGGGAAATCGGCGCTGATGCGTGCATAGCGTTCCAGTGCCTCGCGCTTGCGGCCGGCCTGATCTTCGGCGGCGGCGAGGCCGAGTTCGAACACCGACTGGCCTGGATGGGCCGTGACGAGTGCGTCGAATGCTTCGACGGCTTCCTTCGACTGGCGCGCGCGCCACAGCGACAGGGCGTACCCATAGCGGTTCGCTGGTGTGTCGAATGAGGGATTGCTGCGCAGCTCATCGGCGTAGTAGCGCAGGATCGCGTTTACCGAATCGGCGTTGAGCACGCGTGCGCGCTCGCGCATCAGTTCGAAGTAGACCGGTGCTTTCGCATCAGCGCCGCGCGTGCGTGAGCCGAGTGTGCCGGGCGCGGTCGGTACCGCCAGTCTGAGCGGCGCCGGCTGGCAGGCCAGCGTGCGCGTGGGTTCGAGCTCGCCGATGCGGGCGACGCCGGCGCAAGCCTCTGACGCGGCTTGGCCGGTGTGCTCGACGCGACCGAAACTGTTCGCGTGCGCCTTCGACAGCGCTTCCGCGCGCGATTTCGCGTCGGCGATGCGGGTGACGTCGACCGGGTGCGTGCGCAGGAACTCGGGAATGTCGATACCGTTTGTGCGCATGATGCGCTGGAACATGGCGAAGGTATCGGCCATCGCCAGCGGATCATAGCCCGCGCGCGCCAGCGTCTGGATGCCGACGCGATCCGCTTCCATTTCGTCGTAGCGCGTGAAGTTGATCGCGCGCTGCTGAATCAGCGACATGCCGGCCATGATCGCCGCTTCGCCCGTGTCGTCGCTGCGTCCGCTCGCGGCGGCCAGCACGCCGAGCATCGCCAGCGCGATGGGCAGCGAGACCTTTTTCGAATCCTCGAACGCGCGCAGCGTATGCTGCTGTGTGATGTGGGCGATCTCGTGACCCATCACGGCGGCGAGTTCGTCCTCGCTGCCCACCGAGGTGATGAGGCCGATATTGAAGCCGAGATAGCCGCCCGGCGCGGCGAAGGCATTGATGTCGTTGCTGCGCACGACGAAGAAAGTGAACGGCTGACCGGCACCTTCACTGTAGGAAACCAGCCGGTAGCCGAGGGAACGCAAGTAGTCGCTCACCAGTGGATCGTCGAAGATGAGGTTGTACGCGCGCAACTCGCGCAACATGCTGGCTCCATACTCGCGCATTTCGGCAGGCGTCGCTGCACTGGCTGCGGAGCTGCCGATGTCGGGCAGACGCGGCGGTTCCTGCGCACCAGCCAGGCCGGTCAGCAAGCTGGAGAGAACGAGAGGGAGCAGGCGGCGGGCAAGCATGGGACGCTCCGCGATACGGATTGATGGAACAGATGGGCGGTCAATCTATCTGCGGCCAAAGTCGCTCCGATGGAACCAGGGCCTCGCAGGAGCGGCTGCGGCCGCGAATGGGTTCGGTCACGGCGCTCCCGAGTCTAGCGCCACAATCCTTAAGCCGATGTGAGCCGGCTGTGCGCACCGGTTCGGCCCGGGGCGACCAAAGGCGCCAGCGCACGGCATCGATCCTGTGCGCGGCGTCAGCCGCTGATGCCTTGCTGCTGCGAGCCGAATGGCCCTTGCAACATCCTGCCGCGGCCGCATCTCGGGGCGATACCATCACGGCACCTCGGTGCCACAGCGCGAGGTCCGCAATCCATGCCCAAGGTCGAACTCTTCACGACCGCGATCTGCCCTTACTGCGTGGCGGCCAAGAACTTCCTGAGTCAGAAGGGGTTCGACTACGACGAGATCCGCATCGACACCAACCCCGCGCGGCGTGACGAAATGCTGGTCCGCTCGGGTGGGCGGCGCACGGTTCCGCAGATCTTCATCGGCGACACGCACGTCGGTGGCTTCGACGATCTCGTCGCCGCCGACCGCAGCGGCCGGCTCGCCGAGCTCATCGGTAGCTGAAGTCGCAGGTTGCTGGGATGCATGCACCGCGGCTTGAGCGATGCCATCGCCCGGACTTGCCCGTCATTCAGGCAGTCGTATCAGTTCGGCAACGCGCCCCTCGCCGTCGCGCCCCTGCAGGCGGTCCAGTCCGATGCGGTCGAAGTGTGTCGCGGATCGCCCATCGATCCGCAACGTGCAGCGCCGCGGGAACGCGGCGGGGCCATCATCGAGACGGCAGTCGAGTTCTGCCCCGAAGCTGTTGTCGAGCAGGCGGAAACCGTCGGCATCGGACGTGCTTGCGGCGTCGTTGAACTGCATGACTCGGGCGTCGCCATGCACGCCGCCGATCAGCACCCAGCGCCCCTGCCACGCGCTGCCCGCGCGTGCGGTCGAAAATGTCGATCGTGCGAGGGCCAGCGGTTGCAGTTCGATGCCGAGGTCACTCTCGGCCAGGTCGCGCTCGATCCAGGCCTCGGCCTGCGCCGGTGAGGCGAAATGCAGATGCAAGGCCGGGCCGGGCTCGGCGATCGGGGCGGACACGCCTGGAGTGAACGGCGCGTTGCCGCCGCGCATGCGCATGAGCTGCACGTGGGCAACGCTGCCGCGCAACACGCCACTGCCGAAAGCCCATTCCGGCCGGCCGGCATCGTAGCCGAACAGGGTTACGGCGATGCGCTCGCCCTGGCGTTCGAGGCTGATGCCGCTGCCGATGAGTTCCGCTACGCCGTCGCGTTGATTCGCAACCGACCACCAAAAGCCGCTTTCGGGCGTTGCCGGATTGTCAGCCGCGGCATCGAGCCAGCGGAAGGCAATGAGCCTGCCGGAACTGCCGGCGCCGGCCAGAAACAGGCGTACCGCATAGACATCGCGTGGCAGGTGGCTCCAGCCTGAAGCCCGGGCCGGGTTGACCTCGACGGCA carries:
- a CDS encoding UDP-2,3-diacylglucosamine diphosphatase yields the protein MPTLFISDLHLDVARPHILDAFDRFIVGEAMRANALYILGDLFEAWIGDDTDDEAGRRFITGMKPLRDARIPCFFIHGNRDFLLGEDYARRAGLTLLPDPAVITIGGRRTLLMHGDTLCTDDVAYQRFRALSHTPAWQRSFLSRPRDEREAFARQARAESRRYTTDVGNAALMDVSEVAVQAAMRAHGCLRLIHGHTHRPATHRFDLDGQPAERIVLGDWYEQESWLAV
- a CDS encoding peptidylprolyl isomerase; this translates as MIARALLLTLLLPLAAFAQSSATANPAEPQAEKAANPQVLIKTSLGDITVELDAQKAPKSVENFLQYTKDGFYDGTIFHRVIGNFMIQGGGFTPDLRQKPTRASIPNEAKNGLSNRRGTIAMARTPDPNSATAQFFINVVDNRMLDYVSDERAETWGYAVFGKVVNGMDVVDQIKAMPTGPKGPFRSDVPTTDIVIEKVSVIE
- a CDS encoding Ppx/GppA phosphatase family protein, producing MPADLARPIKDGDLFAAADLGSNSFHLIVARYSHGELRVIDRLRENVRLAAGLRADGTLTRERREAAFACLARFGQRLAGFAAERVRAVATNAVRQLAHPQAFLLPAETALGHPIEIVSGREEARLIYQGVAHGLPLAEHRRLVVDIGGGSTEFIIGRGFDALERESLQVGSIASTLRFFGDGKITARRWQQAKGEIAVELQQFGAHYRERGWTEAIGSSGTAKSIGSIVQANGWSDGGISAASLERLREAILRCGDSTLLDLPGLAGDRAPIIAGGVVILETVFDTFRLDRMGVCETAMREGLLYDMLGRARQADPRHTSISALAQRNDVDQAQAARVSRTATLLFDQVADAWQLDAQARDLLGWCAQIHEIGLAIAHSQHHIHGAYIAANSDLAGFGNQEQALLAAILRSHRRRPDNEQLSALPTRMQPGAQRLTALLRLAVLLHRARGDDALPPLRLTAAGSQLVLELPRNWLEQHPLSRVDLDQERDYLKHLDIKLQVAKG
- the ppk1 gene encoding polyphosphate kinase 1, with the protein product MTNHAASLDVDANAEASAVVASAAAHTLPDFNDPTLYLNRELAQIEFNMRVMAQAEDARNPLLERLRFMCISCTNLDEFFEVRVAILKHHLSFGDVRPGADAMPPGEVLARIRERTLALVKKQYDCWNDSLLPELEREGIRFLRREAWTVKQRRWLQGYFRNETLPVLSPLGLDPAHPFPRILNKSLTLAVVLKGKDAFGREGHMALLRAPRSLPRIIRLPAEVAEAQYEFVFLSEVLHEFMDELFPGMQVKGSYQFRVTRNSELSVDEEEVENLALALREELRGRGYARAVRLEIGANCPKAITAMLKQNFELSDQDIYRCEGPVNVSRSSAVYDQIDRPDLKFAPFTPRVHPAANADTTLFDAIRERDILLHHPFESFAIVTDLVRQASLDPDVLAIKQTLYRAGHDSPLVDSLIEAARQGKDVTVVVELRARFDEEANLRLANRLQEAGVQVVYGVVGYKTHAKMLLIVRREAGSLRRYVHLSTGNYHQVTSRTYTDFGLMTADPEIGEDAHLLFLQLSGLGPIIKLKQLLHSPFTLHRGLMEKIERETTHARAGRPARIKAKINALNEPAVISALYEASCAGVQIDLIVRGACTLRPGIPGVSANIRVRSIVGRFLEHSRVYWFHNGGEPEIYCSSADWLDRNLLRRVETCFPIRDAELAARVHDEALDNYLADNTQAWSLGADGSYAHLRHDDEPAHSAQAALLTKLCG
- the phoR gene encoding phosphate regulon sensor histidine kinase PhoR, encoding MKARAARRRTALVSLVRAFRDAAAALPDALVAIDDERRIRWFNTAAGRLLGLTWPDHLGHRVDEVVAIPGIREWIASGGAESLPDVTAPGDAEVHLGMRLIPYADDHALLLGRDISQVLRLEKVRRDFVANVSHELRTPLTVVHGYLDLIEPEQIPEYESILRELRNQSRRMTQIVEDLLTLSRLDAEDALPETRVAMGPLLRTLMRDAEGLSRGRHEITIEATSEHDLLGSPKDLYSAFSNLVSNAVRYTPVGGRIAIAWQTDTNGGRLAVRDTGHGISPQHLPRLTERFYRVSTSRSRETGGTGLGLSIVKHVLQLHGAHLEVHSEVGAGSTFACIFGAERLLPPEPLCEEA
- the phoB gene encoding phosphate regulon transcriptional regulator PhoB, which gives rise to MQKRVLIVEDEPAIRDMVAFALRKAGMEAIHAADARSAQTAIGDRIPDLIVLDWMLPGTPGIDFARRLRKDDLTRDIPIIMLTARGEETDRVNGLDAGVDDYVVKPFSARELIARIRAVLRRTHGADTEGVIEIAGLRIDSAAHRVFAGDQTVPIGPTEYRLLHFFMTHPERVYTRSQLLDHVWGGGVYVEERTVDVHIRRLRMTLEPHGKDGLVQTVRGAGYRFSANV
- a CDS encoding M48 family metalloprotease gives rise to the protein MLARRLLPLVLSSLLTGLAGAQEPPRLPDIGSSAASAATPAEMREYGASMLRELRAYNLIFDDPLVSDYLRSLGYRLVSYSEGAGQPFTFFVVRSNDINAFAAPGGYLGFNIGLITSVGSEDELAAVMGHEIAHITQQHTLRAFEDSKKVSLPIALAMLGVLAAASGRSDDTGEAAIMAGMSLIQQRAINFTRYDEMEADRVGIQTLARAGYDPLAMADTFAMFQRIMRTNGIDIPEFLRTHPVDVTRIADAKSRAEALSKAHANSFGRVEHTGQAASEACAGVARIGELEPTRTLACQPAPLRLAVPTAPGTLGSRTRGADAKAPVYFELMRERARVLNADSVNAILRYYADELRSNPSFDTPANRYGYALSLWRARQSKEAVEAFDALVTAHPGQSVFELGLAAAEDQAGRKREALERYARISADFPGNRAITLAYSDALLAGTDKGSARKAQDLLRPLVQRHGDDPELQRAFGRACELGGDKVRAAEAFAEMTFLNGRPEDALNQLKALTKDGELDYYQRARVEARITSMTPVVLDLRKRGMKGAGKDDNGVSAMDCPERLCLGMSSPRNNRGLQ
- the grxC gene encoding glutaredoxin 3; translation: MPKVELFTTAICPYCVAAKNFLSQKGFDYDEIRIDTNPARRDEMLVRSGGRRTVPQIFIGDTHVGGFDDLVAADRSGRLAELIGS